The segment GGTGCGGTTGGGGTTGGGCACGTTGACCGGCAGATCGGCGCGGATGCCGCCGGGGTTCATGAACGCCACCACGGCGCCGCCCTTTGCAGCGGCGCTGGTTGCGGCCAGCTGACTGTCGGCGATCAGACGGCCCAGAGCACTTTCGCCGTTGGGAGCAGCCGTACGGGTGATCTGCTCGACCCCCAGGGTGGCCACCACACGCTGCGCGAGCGGGTCAGTCATGCCCTTGGCCTTCTGGACCAGAGCGGTCATGGCGGCGTCCTTGGGCAGTTCCTTGGCATCCACGACAACGTTGCTGGCCTTGATGCTCACCAGGCGGTGCAGGCGGGTGTCCACGGTCAGGTCCAGACGCTGCAACAGGTGCCCGTAAGCGTCACCCTGAATCACCGGGCGCTCCACGCCGGTCGGACCGGCAACAGCGCAGTTGTAGCCGCGGTGGGTGTGCCCGGTCATGATGGCGCCGACGGCAGGGTCGATGCCCTGGGCAATCTTGACGATGTCGCCGGTCAGGGTCTTGCAGTTGATGGTATCGAAGGTGTCGCGGCTGGCGCCCCCCTGGTGGACCAGGGCGATGATGGCGTCAGGGCGCTGACGGCGGATCTCGGGCATGACGCGGTTGATGGAGGCGACCTCGTCTTCGAAGCGCAGCCCCGCCACACCGCTCGGGGTGACCACCGAGGGGGTGTCCTTGAGCACGGCACCCACGAACGCGATGCGGGCGTTGCCGGACTTCACGATCTTGTAGGCCGGGAACACGCGCTGACCGGTCGTGCTGTCGAACACGTTGGCAGCAATGTAGTTGAAGGCCGCGCCCTTGAAGGTGGGGTCGAACTTACAGGCGATCTCGGGGGCGTTGCTGTCACAGCCGCCGCGCTGGTAGCGCTGCAGTTCCTTGATCCCATAGTCGAATTCATGGTTGCCCAGGACGTTGACCTGCATGCCCAGACCGTTGAGTGCCAGAATGGTGGGCTCGTCGCGCAGCAGGGCGCTGATCAGAGGGCTGGCGCCGGTCATGTCACCAACCCCAACGAACACGGTGTTGGGGTTGGCCGCACGGGCGCGGGCCAGCACAGTGCCGATGGCCTCGACGCCGCCAGCCTGAACGGTCAGGGTCTTGGTACGGTCGGCAGGATCAGGAACGCGGAAGCTGGTGGGCAGCAGATTGCCGTGCAGGTCGTTGACACCGATAACAGTGACATCCTGGGTGGTGGGGCCGGTAAGCATGGTGCAGCTGCTGAGGGTCAGGGCTGCGCCGATCAGAGTGAGTTGGCGTTTCATGTACACCTCAGCATATCTCGCAGAGCGACTGTCGCGCATCCGGCGGGGCGGGCAGGGACCTACCCGGATGGGTTGACTGAGCGCGCCCGCTCCGTTGCCCCGGCTCCCCTTTACACTGGACCAGTGCGAAGAAGCCATGTGCTGACGCTGGCACTGGGCGTGGGCTGGACGGCTGGACAGGCGCAGACCGCCGAGCCCGGCTCCCAGATGCTGGACGCTGTCCGGCAGGCGGTGGCGGCGTTGCCGCTGGTGCCCAGCGAGGGTTCACTGCTGGCCTGGGCCCGCAAGGAAGGGCTGGGCTGGGACGCCCTTCAGAACCTGTTCGAACTGCAGGTTCTCGACCCGGCCAATCATTTCCTGGAGTGGCGTGGGCTTCACTCGGAATCCGGGATGTTCACGACCGTGCGCGCCGCCCTGTATGCCAAGACCAGCCGCGAGGGACTTCTGGTGCTGAACCGCGAATGGTGCCGTCTGGACCGCTGCACGGCCCGCACCACCTTTGGCTGGGTCGGGCCAAAGGGGTGGCGCGTGACCAGCGAGGCCGCCGTGATCCCATTGCTACGGGACGCCGATTTTTATTCCGGACCCGCGTACAGCTGCCTGAAAGGTGTAAGCCTGGGGGTCAGCTACCTGCCTGCCCGCTTCGGTGCGGGGCTGACAGCGGTGGCCGTGCCGCCTCCTGAGGCTGTGAATGTCTGCAGGGCAGCCGGGGTGGACCCCTCGCTGGTCACCCGTCCGATGCAGCTCAGCTGGCACGCCAGCGCTGGCAAGTTCCGCCGGGTTCCCTGACCCCGGCCAGCTGCTCAGGAGCTGATCTGAGTCCGCAGGGGATCCGGCTTGAGCCCGGCCAGCGTCTCGCGGACGGCTTCGCTGAACAGCTGCACATCACCGGTATTGCCCTGGGCAAGTTCGGCCCGGCCCCCACCTTTGCCACCGGCGCGTGCCAGAGCCGTCCGCAGCACCTCGCCCGCATTAACTCCTGGAAGGGCGCTTCCCACCCCGCAGCGCCCCTGCGGGGTGTACGCCACCACCACGGTCCCTGTGGGCACCCTGGCCAGCAGCGGAGCAAGTAGTTCAGGAGCGTCCAGCTGTATTTCCCTCAGGGGAACCGTGCCGGCCGCCTGGAGGGGCCGGGCCTCCAGCAGTGCACCGGCCAGCTGTTCGCGCAGTACGTCCGCCGCCACCCGCAGGGTGTCGCGCTCGGCGGTCAGCGCCGCCACCCGCTCGGGCAGCCTCTCGACCGGCACGCTGAATCCCTGGGCCAGGGTGCGGGCCGAGTGGTACACGCCGCTGAGGTACTCTGCGGCCTCTTCCCCGGCCATGAAGACCACCCGCGTGAGCCCGGCCTTCTGACGTTCGGTCCGCAGGATGACCACCGGGGCAGCCAGGCCGGCGCGAGGAACGTGGGTGCCTCCGCAGGCACTGACATCGAAAGGCGCGCCGCCCGGCTCCTGAAAAATCACCAGCCGGACCTGTCCCCGCACCTGGGTCTCGCGGCGCAGCGGATAGGAGCTGAGCTGGTCTTCCGCGACGGTGGGCGTGTGGAGCTGCAAGTCACGGCGGCCCAGCGTTTCTCTCAGCAGCGCCTCGGCAGCGCGAACGTGCGACTCGGCCGGGTCGCCGCGCAGGTCCAGGGTGCACTCAGGGCTGCGCATGCTGACGGCCGCCACCTGAAATACCGGATTGACACGGGCAAAAGTCTGCGCAAGAAGGTGCTCGCCGCTGTGGCGCTGAGCATGTCGCCAGCGCACGGCGGCGTCCACCTCACCGGTGACGACGGTTCCGGGCGGCGGCAGGTCCCCGGCCAGCGCGTGCCAGATCACCCCGGTGGTCTTGTCCTTGCGGGCCGCAACCATGCGCGCCTCTGTGCCTGACCAGCGCAAGACCCCGATGTCGGTGTTCTGACCACCTCCCTCGGGGTAGAACGCAGTTGCGTCCAGGGCAATCTCGTGTGCCTGAACGTCGAGGACGGTTGCAGCGAAGGTCAGCTGGGCCGGGTCCTCGTGGTACAGCGGGCGGGTAGCAGCCAGGGTCATTCCAGACAGGGTAGGCGAATGCCCGCAGGGAGGCACCGGGTGCGCGCGTCAAGAGAAGCACAAGAGACCTATCAGGCGGGCCACGATTTGCAGGCGTAGCGTGCACGTGTCTGCAGAGAACACCACAGACACTGCCTGAATGGTGTGGGCATGGGAGGAAGTGGCATGGGCATGTTAAACGGCAAGGTCGCGTTCATTACGGGCGGTGCAAGTGGGATCGGGGCAGGCACGGCACTGCGTTTCGCCCAGGAAGGAGCCAGGGTCGTGCTGGCCGACGTTCAGGACGAGGAAGGCGAGCGCATTCGCGACGAAATCCGCGGCCAGGGCGCCCAGGCCCTGTACGTGAACTGCGATGTCAGCGACCCGGAATCAGTCCGCAAAGCCATTGAGGCCACCATCAGTGAGTTCGGGCAGCTCGATATCGTGTTTGCCAACGCCGGAATCAACGGCGTCTGGACCCCGATTGATGAACTGCAACCCGATGAATGGGACAAGACCCTCGACATCAATCTCAAGGGCACCTATCTGACAGTTCACTTCGCTGTGCCCCACCTGAAGCGCGCAGGTGGCGGCAGCATCATCATCACCAGCAGTGTCAACGGGAACCGCACGTTCTCTACTGCCGGAGCCAGTGCCTACAGCACCTCCAAGGCCGGACAGGTCGCATTCATGAAGATGATCGCCCTGGAACTCGGCCGGGACAATATCCGCTGTAATGCGGTCTGCCCGGGGCTGATTCACACCAATATTCAGGAGCGTACCGAGCAGCGCCACACCGAGGAGATCGGGATTGAGGTCGAATTGCCTCAGGGAAGTCCCGCGCTGAACGAGGGTGAGGGCGACCCCGTGAATGTGGCCGATACCTGCCTGTTCCTGGCCTCCGACCTGGGGCGTCATGTCTCGGGCGTTGAAATCTACGTGGATGGAGGCGCGTCCCTGCTACGCTGAGCGGACTCCGTCAATTGAACCGAGGAGCACCACACGCCTCGTAGTATCCCGTTCACAACCGGGGCTAGGGAGGCACGCTACAGATCTGTGTGGCGGTCGACGGAGACATTCGATACAGGATGGTAACGGCGCCGCTTTGCATCGACTTTCTCGCACGGCTAGTCTGATTCCTGAGTGGGGAGCATCGACCCGGCGACCGATATCAAAATCGATTACGGCAGGCAGCACATTGGAATTCTCAGGTTGTGCCGGGAAGCTTTGCCAGCAAAAAAGCGGATTTAATTCTTCTCCACCCTACGGACTCGCAGTTCGTTGGGGTGGAGTTTGCGTCTGACGAATTGCCGATGCCAATCAGGCTGCGTAGAGCCCTTTGGTGCGGCTCCAGCCATTCCCACATCGCCTCCTTCTACTTCTATCCCCGTATCAGCAAGATTAAGATTGTATAAATGAACGAGTCTTGTGCATCCCTGGATATTTCTTATCCACAAGCACAAAATGAGATAATTTAAGCTTTTTAACAATTGCTGATTCAGATCGGTATTCAAGCTTTTGCGGCGGCTTCGACCTCCGGTTATGGGCAGCAGATATAAAGCCCGCAATATGGGTGCGCACCTGCGTCACAACGCTGAGTCCTTGGTATAGGGGTGAGGCCATAAAGCATGACGCCTCGCAGCATGGCAGACAGATTACAGATATTCAAATGCTACGGCCCTCTTCTTTATCTGTCTCTGTGCGGTTCGAAGTGCGTCGCGATCGCCACAAGAGGCGTGGCGACAAAGTCCATTCATTCCACCAGGTGCCGTGCGCCGCGAGCCAGCAATAGCCCTCTCTGGCACGGCCACTGGAGCAACACCGAAAATTTATCCGGTGCAGGCGGCATACGTTCTATCGGAGGTAAAGGAGATTTATATGAAGGAAGCTCGGTTTGCCATGTCGGTCCTCACCCTGTGCCTGCTTGGCCACGCGGCGGCGCAGCGGGCTCCTGCAGTCGAGATCACAGCGACGACCAAGGGATACCAGGCCCCAGCACAACTCCCCTCAGGGTTCGTGCAGATGAACTTTAAGAATGATGGCGTCGCGCCCATCGAGATGCAGCTGTTCAAGCTGAAAAGCGGCGTGACGGCCGAAACCCTTAAACGCGCGGTCACTGCCTTTGCGCTCGGATCTCAAACCCATCAGGGAGACATGGCTGCCCTGGAGGCGGCGATGATCAAGGCTTCAGACCTGTATGGCGGTGCGCAGCAACTGCCTCCCAAAGCCACCTACACCATGACCGTCAATCTTGAGCCCGGCAACTACGTGCTCACGACCACCAGCACCAACAACGCCGAAAAAAATCCTCAGGCGCTGGCCAACACAGGATTTTTCAAGGCCTTCACCGTGGTCAAAGGGACCAACACGGCAGCAGCCCCCAAAGCAGCGTATATGGTTCAGCTGGCAGATTTTGCCCTGGCACTACCACCTACGCAAGTCACCGCTGGAACCCATATGTGGGAAGTGGTTAATCATGGAAGGCAACCCCATTTCCTGATGCTGGTCCCGCTGAAAGCTGGAAAGACCCCCGAGGACGTTATGAAGTTCCTTGCAGCGGGAGATCAGGCCCAGGGTGAGCCGCCCGTCGACTTTAACTCGTACATCGGAACCGGCGTACTTTCGTCCGGGAAGGCCAATTTCGTGCCCCTCACCCTTAAGCCTGGAACCTACTTCGCGGCCTGCTTCGTCACTGATCCCGCCACCCACAAGCCGCACGCCATGATCGGCATGACCCGCTTCATTACCGTGCGCTGAACGTCACTCTTCGCTGAGCCCCCGCCTGCCGGGACGCCCCTGCGCCACCACCTGGAGGACCCGTGAACCGGCTTGCTACGCTGATTGCCGTCCTTGTCGCGCTGATCGGTCCGACAGTGGCCGGACCGCCCGGCGGCCTGGGCCGCCCGGGCCTGATCGACCGCTTCCTGCGGCAACCGGTGGGCACCGTGCCAGTGAGCCGGTATACCGGCCGGGTCCGTGAATTCACGCTGGATGTGCGCCGGATCACCGCGGAGATCGCGCCCGGGGTACGGGTAGAGCAGTGGGCGTTTGCGATTCCGGGCCAGCCGGTGCGCGTGCCGGGGCCCGAGATCCGGGTCAGGCAGGGGGATCTGGTGCGGCTGACACTGCGCAATACCTTCGATCAGCCGCACACCATTCATCCTCACGGCATCATTTCTGTGGCCCAGCGCATGGACGGCCTGGACGAGGTGCTGCCCGGCCAGAGCTTTATCTACGAGTTCGTGGCGACCGAGGCCGGCACCTTCGCCTACCACTGCCATTTCCAGACCAACCTGCACCTGAACATGGGTATGTACGGCGCCCTGATCGTGGAGCCTGCCGACTCCAAAGCCAGGGTCTGGAAAAGCGAGCACACGTTGATCCTGGACGACTGGGACAGCCGCCAGGACCCGAACAACCCGGTGCACAGGCCCAAGGCCAATTACTTTCTGGTCAACGGCAAGGCCGCTCCACTGATTCCGGACCTGCAGATTCCGCCCGGTGACGTCAGCCTGCTGCGGATGATCAACATGGGGTACACCCAGCACTCCATGCACCTGCACGGCGTCACCTTCCTGGTGATGGCCAAGGACGGCCACGACCTGCCCCAGCCGTATGAGGCCGACACCCTGCTCATCGCGCCCGGCGAGCGCTACGACCTGCTGGTCAAGGGACGTGACGGGCGCTTTGTCTTTCATGACCATACCGGCCCCCATGCCACCAATGACGGCGTGTACCCGGGGGGCATTCACTTCATGGTCAACGGCGGCCCGCCGCTGGACCAGCACGGCAGGCCGGACCCACAGGCGGCCCAGGCCGGTCACCATCACGGGGCTGCTGCTAGCACCAGCCTGCCGCTTCTGGATGACCGGCACTCACCGGTCGTGCGCGCAGCGGGCTTCAAATTCAGTCCGGGAGAAATGCGTGTGAAACAGGGCACGACAGTGCGCTGGAGCAATGCGGACTTCGTGGCCCATGGTCTGGTGCTCCGCGCCCCGGACGGCACCGAGACCACACGTGGTCTGCCCAGAGGCGGCAGCATCAGCGAGGTCCTCGGCAAGAAAGGCACGTACACCTACCGGTGTCTGCC is part of the Deinococcus malanensis genome and harbors:
- a CDS encoding alanine--tRNA ligase-related protein, coding for MTLAATRPLYHEDPAQLTFAATVLDVQAHEIALDATAFYPEGGGQNTDIGVLRWSGTEARMVAARKDKTTGVIWHALAGDLPPPGTVVTGEVDAAVRWRHAQRHSGEHLLAQTFARVNPVFQVAAVSMRSPECTLDLRGDPAESHVRAAEALLRETLGRRDLQLHTPTVAEDQLSSYPLRRETQVRGQVRLVIFQEPGGAPFDVSACGGTHVPRAGLAAPVVILRTERQKAGLTRVVFMAGEEAAEYLSGVYHSARTLAQGFSVPVERLPERVAALTAERDTLRVAADVLREQLAGALLEARPLQAAGTVPLREIQLDAPELLAPLLARVPTGTVVVAYTPQGRCGVGSALPGVNAGEVLRTALARAGGKGGGRAELAQGNTGDVQLFSEAVRETLAGLKPDPLRTQISS
- a CDS encoding SDR family oxidoreductase; this encodes MGMLNGKVAFITGGASGIGAGTALRFAQEGARVVLADVQDEEGERIRDEIRGQGAQALYVNCDVSDPESVRKAIEATISEFGQLDIVFANAGINGVWTPIDELQPDEWDKTLDINLKGTYLTVHFAVPHLKRAGGGSIIITSSVNGNRTFSTAGASAYSTSKAGQVAFMKMIALELGRDNIRCNAVCPGLIHTNIQERTEQRHTEEIGIEVELPQGSPALNEGEGDPVNVADTCLFLASDLGRHVSGVEIYVDGGASLLR
- a CDS encoding bifunctional metallophosphatase/5'-nucleotidase, which codes for MKRQLTLIGAALTLSSCTMLTGPTTQDVTVIGVNDLHGNLLPTSFRVPDPADRTKTLTVQAGGVEAIGTVLARARAANPNTVFVGVGDMTGASPLISALLRDEPTILALNGLGMQVNVLGNHEFDYGIKELQRYQRGGCDSNAPEIACKFDPTFKGAAFNYIAANVFDSTTGQRVFPAYKIVKSGNARIAFVGAVLKDTPSVVTPSGVAGLRFEDEVASINRVMPEIRRQRPDAIIALVHQGGASRDTFDTINCKTLTGDIVKIAQGIDPAVGAIMTGHTHRGYNCAVAGPTGVERPVIQGDAYGHLLQRLDLTVDTRLHRLVSIKASNVVVDAKELPKDAAMTALVQKAKGMTDPLAQRVVATLGVEQITRTAAPNGESALGRLIADSQLAATSAAAKGGAVVAFMNPGGIRADLPVNVPNPNRTVTYGDVFAVQPFGNILQVITLTGAQIKAALEQQFDNPAAGQNRMLQVSKGFTYTWDNAKPKGEKVSDIRLNGQPLDMNAKYRVALNSFLADGGDNFTTFAQGTDRLGGDLDLDAFQNFLKASPASPDTTERVKRLN
- a CDS encoding multicopper oxidase domain-containing protein; the encoded protein is MNRLATLIAVLVALIGPTVAGPPGGLGRPGLIDRFLRQPVGTVPVSRYTGRVREFTLDVRRITAEIAPGVRVEQWAFAIPGQPVRVPGPEIRVRQGDLVRLTLRNTFDQPHTIHPHGIISVAQRMDGLDEVLPGQSFIYEFVATEAGTFAYHCHFQTNLHLNMGMYGALIVEPADSKARVWKSEHTLILDDWDSRQDPNNPVHRPKANYFLVNGKAAPLIPDLQIPPGDVSLLRMINMGYTQHSMHLHGVTFLVMAKDGHDLPQPYEADTLLIAPGERYDLLVKGRDGRFVFHDHTGPHATNDGVYPGGIHFMVNGGPPLDQHGRPDPQAAQAGHHHGAAASTSLPLLDDRHSPVVRAAGFKFSPGEMRVKQGTTVRWSNADFVAHGLVLRAPDGTETTRGLPRGGSISEVLGKKGTYTYRCLPHPFMTGTIRVE